Proteins found in one Salvelinus alpinus chromosome 11, SLU_Salpinus.1, whole genome shotgun sequence genomic segment:
- the LOC139533276 gene encoding zinc finger protein 728-like, translated as MDSEFSATDNAGLPLLSLCLLVPPIQLMSASIWQVVQQRDAMNYAMLAEFVSLVTEMVPELLIYRHRAQLILGLRARHILELCRSEHPVEPQVILTQLYMIQPLTHFSNDVSDTEVESSETNFLELVQTLLKDPDEREHFFTEIFPVEYGPQYDIELQTLLWEFLSRLVQLLPTPDLTQTMAWLGTAPSVLDDCAHVISHPADLKSLLQHHKRLGHLEQHVPPCAMGDCILSSLSIPPHSRTVISTEQTTCDNQSEPSQEFVDDFEVEIVTLTDYEEVELGLSQEEVEDGNDDEGQTMEDKEEEPKETPVEEVEEEEKVMEDHEERGLENNSHLEEAEDDPASSHHQTSSGPHICSVCEKSFKFASALIAHQVIHTGERPYVCHLCGRCFSFRQSLDRHKQTHKDGRVYDCLICGETFQSLSARTEHKKSHMEQGAYQCSQCHRKFNWASAMVRHLKAHTEGTEVKTQELTKSLKSE; from the exons ATGGACTCGGAATTTTCGGCAACGGACAATGCAG gtctccctctcctctccctctgcctcttggTTCCACCCATTCAGCTCATGTCAGCGTCCATATGGCAGGTGGTGCAACAGCGAGATGCCATGAATTATGCAATGCTGGCGGAGTTTGTCTCCCTGGTGACAGAGATGGTCCCGGAGTTGCTGATCTATAGGCACAGggcccaacttattttgggattGCGAGCAAGG CACATTCTGGAGTTGTGTCGCAGTGAGCATCCTGTAGAACCTCAGGTCATCTTAACCCAGCTGTACATGATTCAACCACTTACCCACTTCAGTAATGAT GTAAGTGACACAGAGGTGGAGTCGTCAGAGACTAATTTTCTGGAGCTGGTCCAGACCCTGCTTAAAGACCCTGATGAGAGAGAGCATTTTTTCACA GAGATATTCCCAGTGGAGTATGGACCACAATATGACATCGAGCTGCAGACTCTACTGTGGGAGTTCCTCTCCAGATTGGTTCAACTGTTACCGACCCCTGACCTCACACAG ACAATGGCATGGCTTGGTACTGCCCCCTCAGTCTTGGATGATTGTGCCCATGTTATATCTCATCCAGCAGATCTGAAGAGTCTGCTCCAGCACCATAAACGTCTTGGGCATTTGGAGCAACATG TACCCCCCTGCGCCATGGGCGACTgcatcctgtcctctctctccatcccgccACACAGTAGAACGGTGATCAGCACTGAGCAGACCACCTGTGacaaccagtcagaaccctcgcAGGAGTTTGTGGATGACTTCGAGGTGGAAATTGTAACTCTGACAGATTATGAAGAGGTTGAATTAGGTTTGAgtcaggaggaggtggaggatgggaACGATGACGAAGGACAGACCATGGAGGACAAGGAAGAAGAGCCTAAAGAAACGCCCGTTGAagaagtggaggaagaggagaaagtgATGGAGGACCATGAAGAGAGGGGCTTGGAGAACAACTCGCATCTAGAAGAAGCCGAGGATGACCCAGCATCCTCCCATCACCAAACATCCTCTGGGCCACACATCTGCTCAGTCTGTGAGAAGAGCTTCAAGTTTGCCTCTGCACTAATAGCCCACCAGGTCATCCATACAGGAGAGCGCCCGTATGTGTGCCATCTGTGCGGCCGGTGTTTCTCCTTCAGGCAGTCTCTGGACaggcacaaacagacacacaaggATGGGCGCGTTTACGACTGCTTGATCTGTGGGGAGACCTTTCAGTCCTTGTCAGCCCGCACAGAGCACAAGAAGAGCCATATGGAGCAAGGCGCTTACCAGTGCTCACAGTGCCACAGGAAGTTCAACTGGGCGTCGGCTATGGTGAGACACCTGAAGGCTCACACAGAGGGCACTGAGGTCAAAACGCAGGAACTTACAAAAAGCCTGAAGTCTGAG